A region of the Argopecten irradians isolate NY chromosome 16, Ai_NY, whole genome shotgun sequence genome:
atgaaaatataaatatacattgttttgtaattatcatacaagtttttaaaagattgagaataaagatattgaaaataacatgttcaatatataatatttaaaattcgaGTAGTTTAAAGACCATTAAAAGATAAAAGTACagtaatatttctaaaaatcaaataatgctTATAAAGATACGTATACCCATGTGCAataaagttttgtttgtttgtttaattaattaattaacgtcctattaacagccagggtcatgtaagtacGGCCTCaaatgtatgctgtgtgttgcgtgtatgttgtgcgaggtgaatgttttgggagactgcggtatattcatgtactgtcttcttgtatagtggaaattttgccctttttatagtgctatatcactgaagcatgccgccgaagacaccaagcaacataccccacccggtcccATTATACTCacaacgggcgaatcagtcgtcacactccctgtatgctgagcactaagcaggagcagaaattaccacttttatagactttggtgtgtctcgaccaggggagaGAAGTTCAATAAAGATACCATAAAGATACCTCCAAGCGTGACTGGTGTATTGATATTGAACAAATTATGGAGTCGATTTCAACAGCTAACAACCAACTTAttgttattgatgacgttgctTTTGACCAATTAactgtaaccctggtcaatactactTGCAATAGAGAGAATGTATCTGTAGGTCGATCGCTTGAGCGTAATGCAATAAACCGAGAgttcccgagttcgatccctggcactGGCACTGGCAGtggtaatgtttatataaactCCATCCTACACTCTGTCACAGGACAATAAGCTAAAACTGCAAATGGAACCACATGGTGtacataaaaatgatttacGCAGACAAGAGAAACAAAAGACAGAAAAAAATCTGACTAATTGATCACCAGAGCGAAACTCTACTAACTATGACATATGTGTAAGCATATAGATTCCATTATATTCCAGTACcacttggactttgaaatcgtgtcccgtGGGAAGAttcgcgcctccatgtaggcaaccatgttttaattctcgttatcagcacgacgagattagACACTCTCTATAGACAAAACGTGTTATCAGGATACACTTTGACTACAAGTAGTTTTAGATACTTACACAAAGACAAGAAcgacacaataaatgtactggtcaaacTGATATACTTCCTGTGTGTTGTCACGCGCAAATTCGTATTATACAGTTGTATACCTCGGCTTTGTTGCACATTCAAGTCTGATACAAAAGCACGGACAGTTATTAAAATTGGTAGAATTAAACAGGAATAAATACGGACAAAATTAAGCGAAATGTGATGTTTTTTATCAGATCttctaaaacattttgataCCACCAATCATTACTTCTTAAAAACAAATACTACGGCATTTCAGAACATTCGATAGACTTGATAATGGTCCAAGCAGTCTAACGAGTATTATCAGCTTTAGAAAACCTCAATAATGGTGTTCTTCAATGATCAATACCAGGGTCTTTTATTCTTCGTAATGTGCATGACTGATTATCCTATATATCTAATCTGATAATGCAAATGGACgacacaaaatcaaataatgcataatcaaacaaaaaatcattttatgcTAACTGCTTCGTCCGAAAACATTGTCAAGACTCCGAAAATTGTGTGTCAAAGTCaattaaatatcatcaataattATAGTGTATTGCGTGATATAATACACAGTCTATTTCAAGATGTTTGTTGTATTCCCATGGTAAGTATATTTCTACCTAGTTATAGATGGAAAGTTtctgtaatattttcatcatttagtTATGTATGCCATGTTATGTTGTATTCCCATGGTAAGCATATATCTACCTAGTTATAGATGAATAGTTtctgtaatattttcatcatttagtTATGTATGCCATGTATGTTGTATTCccatggtaagtatatatctaCCTAGTTATAGATGAATAGTTtctgtaatattttcatcatttagtTATGTATGCCATGTTATGTTGTATTCccatggtaagtatatatctaCCTATTATAGATGTTTGTTGTATTCccatggtaagtatatatctaTAGTTATAGATGAATAGTTtctgtaatattttcatcatttagtTATGTATGCCATGTTATGTTGTATTCccatggtaagtatatatctaCCTAGTTATAGATGAATAGTTtctgtaatattttcatcatttagtTATGTATGCCATGGTATGTTGTATTCccatggtaagtatatatctaCCTAGTTATAGATGGAAAGTTtctgtaatattttcatcatttagtTATGTATGCCATGTTATGTGGTAGTGACTCTGATTATAAATTTTATGCATTTATGGTCACGGTGGCATTGTTATAGGAAGGTTTGTTTACCCGAAGGTGTATTATTTCCCGAAGGCTTACCCGAGAGAATATTACATCTGAGATATTTCAATGCACAATAATATACTGTAAATTTATCTATTTTAGcgtaatttaattttataaaataaaacccCATAAACCCTATTTTGATTTATGAGCGCAAATGTAAGCAACCGCAAATTTGCGATTTAATACCAGAAATAGCCTCCTACAAAATTTGCACTGTGCATAAATTAGCACGTCAAAGACGTATGAAATTACCGTTAAAAAAGTACGTTTACATGATCTAATATGTATAGTTACTGTCGCTATCAATATACTACAGAAAGGAGACTTGTGTGCACCTGCCTTCTGGTCTGTATTCTGTAATATTAGCTGGTGTTTCCCTAACATatattccactatacaagaatacacaacatgaatataccacagtctcccaaaacacgcacctcgcacaacatacacgcaacacaccgcatgcatgggaggccgtccatacatgaccatatctgttaataggactttaattaatcaaacaaacaaacaaacaaatattccatatacCCTATAAATTACGATAACACTATACAAAACACAACAatttaatgtgaatttttatgtaaatttatgtaAGTGTCCAAACAAGACAATATGTAAACCAAGCTAAGGATTAAACAACTCTGTtgacataaacaataatatatataattattatcatttatagcTATTTAGTAAGATTTCTTCTAACTGTCATAGACAAATAACCATCGAGTCTTTTTATGTGAAATTTAACCAAAAAATACCAGACAGTAAAAAACACTTTCATCGACAGCCAATATCGACCAAAAAGAATAACGTTTATTTAGACTTCTTTTGTTATAATGTGTAATGCTCATACTAGATGTATAGCGATAACAATTACCTTAACCAATGAAAACGattttttctcaaatatcatTCGGTCATCAAATGGACTTCATCATTTCAGAATCAGGAGAGATCGCTCTTCAAGTACTAGTGAACGATAGGTATTTgggtaaatttatttatttcattacattaacGTCTTATGTATGtcgtgtgttgcgtgtgtgaagtgctatatcactgaagcatgccaccaaagacaccatgcaacacaccccacctggtcacattatactgacaacggacaaaccagtcgtccactAACTTAATGCTGAGAGATAAGAAGGAGCAGTAAGAGAAGTTAAACTTTATAGCAAAAATAAGGATATTTAGTACTTGACTTTGCGACTTTAAAAGTCATGAACTTAAACACAGCTCTATTTTATTAACTCGGCAATATTTTTCAGAAGTAATATACATAATCCTTTTTATTGcttttttgtctttgttttgtcaaataaagaaatgttaTGAAAGTTTCAGCATGACTGCATCGACGATTTCAGTTCCCATATCCAAAAGATGCGCAAAGGACGGAGCTAAGACTAAGTCCTCGTTTATCGGATCTGAACTTAGCAAGCCTAATACATAAATCCCATTGTCTGATTTCAGATCTATACTGACTATGACGATTTCGCTTCCGTCGTTTCGCGCCGCAGAGGCCGCAGTCTCCAAGTCAGTGATACGGACGTTGTttggatacaccattatcaGTATGACGTTCTTTACATCAGGGCGATCACCTGCTAAGCCATTGAAAATGTCGTTTTGAACCAGGTCGATGGCTACTGCAAGTTTGCTGCCAGATTTCCTTTCATACACTAGGGCCTGAATAGCATTGATTTGGTCTTGTGTGCTGTTGTATTGATGGAGGCCGAATTTCACAACAGGGTTAAGGTCACCAAAGAACACCACCGCTAGTCTTACGTCATACAGCTTGTTAATGACGTCAGGCAAGCTGTCGATCATGTCCTGGAACTCTGTGCTATTGGTAGTGCTTGAAACATCCAGCATTATCGTCAGGTCAACGGATTTGGCTGTGGATAATGgtaaaaatcatcaaattatGGTATGGTGAACATGTAAATAGTCAAGAAAATGTATGATCCTAAGTAAAGCCTCCTTTTACGATATGCTAAAGGGGTAGCAGGAACTATttttacgccctacctgcagggcagagtTCACACAAATGCTATCCATTTATATCATTCACAGAGTCTTGTAAAATTTACCTCGTCTCTTGGGACCCTTGCTTGCAGGGTCAGCCCACCCAGCTGTAAAAGTTTGAATCCACAACCAATAAGAATACCACATACAGCAATATTGCCAAATGAGTATCCACATAGATTTCTGTTATTCAAGAccatatttatatcaatatatttctaatttggaatccccacgtCATATCAGCCAAATGTGTTCAAAGTCAAAGATTATGCTTTTCTACATTATGTCCTTTGAGTCAGGTTAGCTAATAgagtaaaaacaaaatgttagtGCGATTCggtttggtttattatatttaatgtccttttaacagctagaATCATTTAAGAACGGCCTCCTATGGTGTGTAACATGTATGAAGtgctaacaatatacagacaacagcaggcgaaccagtcgtcccactccctgtatactgagcgctaagcaggagtataAACTACCATTTATACAGACGTCGGTGTGTAtcagccagaggacagaacctagtttgcttgtttgatttattaacgtcctgttCACAGCCGGAGTCATGTAATGACGCCTGCTATGTATGCGCTgttttgcgtgtatgaagtgcgtggtacTTTGTTTTGAGACTGCAGTATAATCGTGTTATGGCTTCTTGTATAGTACAAATGTTGCCCTCTAAAGTCACATATCACTGAATCATGcaaccgaagacaccaagcaacacaccccaagaCGAACACATTGTATTTATGTTAGAATGATATATGATACAATTCAGTTATCATCATATGTTCGATACTAAGGTAGTAAAAAGAGCCAATcggattaaaatacatatccttataacaCCTCCGTTCAATAGAGATATTACAATCTCTCTACCTTCTTCAATGGTACATGTGTGGTTGCCATTCGACAACGGAACACACAGTTGACTTCGTGGACAAGGCCGTGACCGACATGGCTGATTAGCTCCctgaaacataaatataccgtttttatttttgatcatatatttacataatgtgTTGCGTGTTTCTATGCATCGTGAGTAGAACCCATTTTTTCTATAAACTTTGTACTGCAAGTAACAGTGAAGAAGTCAATGTAGGGATACAGGTACCCAGTATTAATAAACACGGCTATCAGTAATGTTTGTactagaaatgttttgattttgctTTACTTATACTATGAAATTGTGTACTGAATCagaaactttgtttgtttgtttgattaattaacgtcctcttaacagctatggtcatgtaaggaccgtctcccatgtatgcagtgtgtgcgtgtatgttgtgaatCGGAAACTACAGCTCAAGTCGATGGTGATAAGTGTGGTATGTGAAGTTACAGCCACGCCATCTATAGCTAGTAATTGCTACAGAAAGAAGTCCAAACGGATGCACGATACTATTAGTATTCGGAATTTTAAAAAGACCCAGTTATTTCAATAGTAAAATTTTCTTCACCAAAAAATGATTGATTCGCAGTAGGTTTTTCAAGATGATATTGATGCAATGCTAACTATTTTTCCATGGTAGCCTGAAGGTAAAACTGAACGGGTATCCGGATCCTTTCTTTAAAATTAGATCAGTTTCCGAAGTTTCGTTTCCCCAAAATTTAGACAATTGTGTTTTCTAAGTGTCTTTCAACTCATATCATTAACATATAGAAACATTACCTGATTAATGGTTGCATCCCAGTCCGGCACACTAAATAAATCGCTCGTACTTCCCGTGTAGGTTTTATTGGTAAACCTCCCCAATGAACACTCGAGCGTTTCCCTACTGTAGCTCAAACTCGCGCATCTGCTTCTGAGCAGGCACGCATTCCAGCAAGCCATCATGCCCCGACCTGATATTGTCTTGAATACACCGTTTTCTATCTTATATCCTTGCTGTCCGATAGAATGATCCACAATCCTATCACATGctgttgtcagacatataataaatatgggaacaaaacaaaactcgcggtacattttttaaaacgtttttgagaaaatttacattcatttaaaatattgaagtaaaaCAGTACGCACTTGTCCTCAAATTATTTTCGTTTCAAACaaaatcagtttcaaatgtgtaGTGTAGATGTTAATCAGAGTAACATTACCTTTGTATGTAATACACACAGCTATATACACAACGCACTTATTGATATGTTATTTCACGTCTGTTATTTCAC
Encoded here:
- the LOC138310939 gene encoding uncharacterized protein translates to MYREFCFVPIFIICLTTACDRIVDHSIGQQGYKIENGVFKTISGRGMMACWNACLLRSRCASLSYSRETLECSLGRFTNKTYTGSTSDLFSVPDWDATINQGANQPCRSRPCPRSQLCVPLSNGNHTCTIEEAKSVDLTIMLDVSSTTNSTEFQDMIDSLPDVINKLYDVRLAVVFFGDLNPVVKFGLHQYNSTQDQINAIQALVYERKSGSKLAVAIDLVQNDIFNGLAGDRPDVKNVILIMVYPNNVRITDLETAASAARNDGSEIVIVSIDLKSDNGIYVLGLLSSDPINEDLVLAPSFAHLLDMGTEIVDAVMLKLS